The following are encoded together in the Chlorocebus sabaeus isolate Y175 chromosome 12, mChlSab1.0.hap1, whole genome shotgun sequence genome:
- the RNF183 gene encoding E3 ubiquitin-protein ligase RNF183 isoform X1 yields MQMRPTHAAWKSGLGSQKTKYLRAGLQGREAEEALRGSRTSPARPPCVWLRMAEQEGRELEAECPICWNPFNNTFHTPKMLDCCHSFCVECLAHLSLVTPAQRRLLCPLCRQPTVLALGQPVTDLPTDTAMLTLLRLEPHHVILEGRQLCLKDQPKSRYFLRQPRVYTLDLGPQPGGQTGPPPDTASATVPTPIPIPSHYSPRECFRNPQFRIFTYLMTVILSVTLLLIFSIFWTKQFLWGVG; encoded by the exons ATGCAAATGAGACCCACCCACGCTGCCTGGAAATCGGGCCTGGGAAGTCAGAAAACAAAGTACTTGCGTGCAGGGCTGCagggaagggaggcagaggaggcgCTCCGAGGGAGCAG GACGTCTCCTGCGAGGCCTCCCTGTGTGTGGCTGAGGATGGCTGAGCAGGAGGGCCGGGAGCTTGAGGCCGAGTGTCCCATCTGCTGGAATCCCTTCAACAACACGTTCCatactcccaaaatgctggattgcTGCCACTCCTTCTGTGTGGAATGcctggcccacctcagcctggtgACTCCAGCCCAGCGCCGCCTGCTGTGCCCTCTCTGTCGCCAGCCCACGGTGCTGGCCTTGGGGCAGCCCGTCACTGACTTGCCCACGGACACTGCCATGCTCACCCTGCTCCGCCTGGAGCCGCACCACGTCATCCTGGAAGGCCGTCAGCTGTGCCTCAAGGACCAGCCCAAGAGCCGCTACTTCCTGCGCCAGCCTCGAGTCTACACGCTGGACCTCGGCCCCCAGCCTGGGGGCCAGACTGGGCCGCCCCCAGACACGGCCTCTGCCACCGTGCCTAcgcccatccccatccccagccaCTACTCTCCGAGGGAGTGTTTCCGCAACCCTCAGTTCCGCATCTTTACCTACCTGATGACCGTCATCCtcagtgtcactctgttgctcatCTTCTCCATCTTTTGGACCAAGCAGTTCCTTTGGGGGGTGGGGTGA
- the RNF183 gene encoding E3 ubiquitin-protein ligase RNF183 isoform X2 yields the protein MAEQEGRELEAECPICWNPFNNTFHTPKMLDCCHSFCVECLAHLSLVTPAQRRLLCPLCRQPTVLALGQPVTDLPTDTAMLTLLRLEPHHVILEGRQLCLKDQPKSRYFLRQPRVYTLDLGPQPGGQTGPPPDTASATVPTPIPIPSHYSPRECFRNPQFRIFTYLMTVILSVTLLLIFSIFWTKQFLWGVG from the coding sequence ATGGCTGAGCAGGAGGGCCGGGAGCTTGAGGCCGAGTGTCCCATCTGCTGGAATCCCTTCAACAACACGTTCCatactcccaaaatgctggattgcTGCCACTCCTTCTGTGTGGAATGcctggcccacctcagcctggtgACTCCAGCCCAGCGCCGCCTGCTGTGCCCTCTCTGTCGCCAGCCCACGGTGCTGGCCTTGGGGCAGCCCGTCACTGACTTGCCCACGGACACTGCCATGCTCACCCTGCTCCGCCTGGAGCCGCACCACGTCATCCTGGAAGGCCGTCAGCTGTGCCTCAAGGACCAGCCCAAGAGCCGCTACTTCCTGCGCCAGCCTCGAGTCTACACGCTGGACCTCGGCCCCCAGCCTGGGGGCCAGACTGGGCCGCCCCCAGACACGGCCTCTGCCACCGTGCCTAcgcccatccccatccccagccaCTACTCTCCGAGGGAGTGTTTCCGCAACCCTCAGTTCCGCATCTTTACCTACCTGATGACCGTCATCCtcagtgtcactctgttgctcatCTTCTCCATCTTTTGGACCAAGCAGTTCCTTTGGGGGGTGGGGTGA